A genomic segment from Neodiprion lecontei isolate iyNeoLeco1 chromosome 1, iyNeoLeco1.1, whole genome shotgun sequence encodes:
- the LOC124292618 gene encoding THAP domain-containing protein 5-like isoform X3, protein MSTCVFCKTKQSKYSGRSFHKFPVKDVLRLQQWLKEMKRKDWKPNRNSTLCSAHFANDCFDRTGFLITLKKNSVPTIFDNPKSECSSCHRLREYGHGCSFFKFPLDEPDIMKQWIANINIGPWSPSSDSFLCSDHFEPSSFQKKSQRKLSVHEDTLM, encoded by the exons ATGAGTACCTgcgttttttgcaaaacaaagcAATCAAAATATAGTGGGCGATCATTTCACAA ATTTCCCGTGAAAGATGTGTTGCGCCTTCAGCAGTggttaaaagaaatgaagaggaaGGACTGGAAGCCAAACCGAAATAGCACATTGTGTTCAGCTCATTTTGCAAATGACTGCTTTGATAGGACAGGATTCctaattacattgaaaaagaacAGTGTACCAACTATATTTGACAACCCAAAATCAGAGTGTTCATCTTGTCACCGATTAAGGGAATATGGACATGGCTGTTCATTCTTCAA GTTCCCATTGGATGAACCTGACATTATGAAGCAGTGGATcgcaaatataaacattgGACCGTGGTCTCCATCAAGTGATAGCTTTCTGTGTTCCGACCACTTTGAACCCTCTAGCTttcagaagaaaa GTCAGAGAAAACTCAGTGTGCATGAAGACACGTTGATGTGA
- the LOC124292618 gene encoding THAP domain-containing protein 5-like isoform X1, with protein sequence MSTCVFCKTKQSKYSGRSFHKFPVKDVLRLQQWLKEMKRKDWKPNRNSTLCSAHFANDCFDRTGFLITLKKNSVPTIFDNPKSECSSCHRLREYGHGCSFFKFPLDEPDIMKQWIANINIGPWSPSSDSFLCSDHFEPSSFQKKSKNYITLRKGSIPTLFGENLQQTEFQDESDRPTTVNLTKLHDHLHICT encoded by the exons ATGAGTACCTgcgttttttgcaaaacaaagcAATCAAAATATAGTGGGCGATCATTTCACAA ATTTCCCGTGAAAGATGTGTTGCGCCTTCAGCAGTggttaaaagaaatgaagaggaaGGACTGGAAGCCAAACCGAAATAGCACATTGTGTTCAGCTCATTTTGCAAATGACTGCTTTGATAGGACAGGATTCctaattacattgaaaaagaacAGTGTACCAACTATATTTGACAACCCAAAATCAGAGTGTTCATCTTGTCACCGATTAAGGGAATATGGACATGGCTGTTCATTCTTCAA GTTCCCATTGGATGAACCTGACATTATGAAGCAGTGGATcgcaaatataaacattgGACCGTGGTCTCCATCAAGTGATAGCTTTCTGTGTTCCGACCACTTTGAACCCTCTAGCTttcagaagaaaagtaaaaattatataactttACGAAAAGGCAGTATCCCAACGTTATTTG GTGAAAACTTGCAGCAGACCGAATTTCAGGATGAATCCGATCGGCCCACCACAGTGAATTTAACCAAATTACATGATCACCTACACATTTGTACCTGA
- the LOC124292618 gene encoding THAP domain-containing protein 5-like isoform X2, translated as MSTCVFCKTKQSKYSGRSFHKFPVKDVLRLQQWLKEMKRKDWKPNRNSTLCSAHFANDCFDRTGFLITLKKNSVPTIFDNPKSECSSCHRLREYGHGCSFFKFPLDEPDIMKQWIANINIGPWSPSSDSFLCSDHFEPSSFQKKSKNYITLRKGSIPTLFAPL; from the exons ATGAGTACCTgcgttttttgcaaaacaaagcAATCAAAATATAGTGGGCGATCATTTCACAA ATTTCCCGTGAAAGATGTGTTGCGCCTTCAGCAGTggttaaaagaaatgaagaggaaGGACTGGAAGCCAAACCGAAATAGCACATTGTGTTCAGCTCATTTTGCAAATGACTGCTTTGATAGGACAGGATTCctaattacattgaaaaagaacAGTGTACCAACTATATTTGACAACCCAAAATCAGAGTGTTCATCTTGTCACCGATTAAGGGAATATGGACATGGCTGTTCATTCTTCAA GTTCCCATTGGATGAACCTGACATTATGAAGCAGTGGATcgcaaatataaacattgGACCGTGGTCTCCATCAAGTGATAGCTTTCTGTGTTCCGACCACTTTGAACCCTCTAGCTttcagaagaaaagtaaaaattatataactttACGAAAAGGCAGTATCCCAACGTTATTTG CTCCACTTTGA